GAAAAGAACCGGTGCATCCTGGCCGGAAATCGACTTCGGGAACTGGATGTAGGTCTTGGCGTCATCCGAATAGACCCGCTTCGGCTTCCAGGATGCGACGCCGCTCACCGAATAAGAGAAGTTGAGCTTGTCGGGCGCCGGTCCGGGAATGCCGCCTGACTCCAGACGGGCATTGATGTCGGCGAGCCTGGTGGAGACATCCTCAGGATATTCGAAACCGATCCGGGCCATATACTGGCTCGGATGGGACTTCAGCTGAATGTGATAGGTGCGCCGGGATGTCGTGACGACCATCGAGGTCAGAAGCCCCGATTCGGAGGGTTTCACGATCAGGTGGATTGCCTGCCCGCCGGTCACGCCCGAGGTAGCCGGCTCGACCTTCCAGCGAACGGTATCGCCGACGAGAACGTCTCGAACCATCTCGCCGGCCTGCAGCTCGATGTCGCAGACCTGAAGCGGCGAGCAGACGACGGAGGGCTGGGTTTGGCCGAAAAGGAAGATGACCTTTCCATCGGAGCCGGTGGTAACGAGGCCTGGCGTTCCCCGCCACTTCCTAGAAATGTTCGTTCCCTTCATCTCATTCGTGGTCATGCTCTGCGCCTGGGCGCAATCTACGAAAAAGAGCCCTGCCATGCAGCCGGCGGCTGCGATCAATCCTGTTTTCTGCATCGGAAAAATCCCCCCTAAAGCTGTGCCGTCCAGTCGAAATCCCGGACATAAAGACCGATCGGATTGAGGCGGATAGTTGCCTCGTCCTGCGGCGTTGTCAGCGTAACCGTCGCGATGCCCCGAAAACGGCGCGTGCCGGTTTCCTTTCCCTTGCGGTCGCGCTCGAATTCGGTCCAGTCGATCTGATAGGTCTGGTTTGAGAGAGCCACGATGTTGTTGACCT
The sequence above is drawn from the Sinorhizobium fredii genome and encodes:
- the trbG gene encoding P-type conjugative transfer protein TrbG — encoded protein: MQKTGLIAAAGCMAGLFFVDCAQAQSMTTNEMKGTNISRKWRGTPGLVTTGSDGKVIFLFGQTQPSVVCSPLQVCDIELQAGEMVRDVLVGDTVRWKVEPATSGVTGGQAIHLIVKPSESGLLTSMVVTTSRRTYHIQLKSHPSQYMARIGFEYPEDVSTRLADINARLESGGIPGPAPDKLNFSYSVSGVASWKPKRVYSDDAKTYIQFPKSISGQDAPVLFVVSGGQNRIVNYRMKNDMMIVDYAVDKAILVSGVGWRQQKITIRRGG